One part of the Zymomonas mobilis subsp. pomaceae ATCC 29192 genome encodes these proteins:
- the dnaA gene encoding chromosomal replication initiator protein DnaA — translation MNIPVQDQASLLPAAWNEVRQILRKKCGTRTFESWLKSLALADFDNTHKIIRLACPSEFMANWVSAHLSDELLLAWRTVWPGITEVKITVRNPSAQPLLLDVTEIELPLGDHPQPVVKKASKKKQPSATIVPPASADESEKDSQGQFEERYNFDNFVVGKANDLAYRAACTFAEGGKLDFNPLFLHGGTGLGKTHLMHAVGLEYLKRHPNSSAIYMSAEKFMYDFVAAMRAKDTHSFKARLRSADLLMIDDVQFIAGKDSTQEEFFHTMNEVITAGRRLVISADRSPQDLERIESRILSRLSWGLVADVNPADFELRLNIILKKLEAMPQVTVPEDIVFFLAKRICTNVRELEGALNRVVAYATLSNRPIDMDFVTETLADLLRSTQKRITVEEIQKRVCDHYRLKLADMSSKRRDRIIARPRQVAMYLSKYLTPRSLPEIGQRFGGRDHTTVIHAIRQVEKLRLIDEEVDSDVRMLMRQLEG, via the coding sequence ATGAATATCCCGGTACAAGACCAGGCATCATTACTGCCGGCTGCATGGAATGAAGTGCGTCAAATTTTGCGTAAAAAATGTGGTACACGTACTTTTGAAAGCTGGCTAAAATCTCTGGCACTCGCCGATTTTGATAACACTCATAAAATAATACGTTTGGCCTGTCCCAGTGAGTTTATGGCCAATTGGGTTTCTGCTCATTTATCTGATGAATTATTATTAGCATGGCGGACAGTCTGGCCTGGTATTACCGAAGTAAAGATAACCGTTCGCAATCCAAGTGCTCAACCTTTATTATTAGACGTTACAGAAATCGAATTACCCTTAGGCGACCATCCTCAACCCGTTGTCAAAAAAGCGAGCAAAAAAAAACAACCTTCGGCTACCATTGTTCCCCCTGCGTCAGCAGATGAATCCGAAAAGGATAGCCAAGGCCAGTTTGAAGAGCGCTATAATTTCGATAATTTTGTTGTTGGCAAGGCAAATGACCTCGCTTATCGCGCGGCCTGCACTTTTGCAGAAGGTGGAAAGCTCGATTTCAACCCGCTTTTTTTACATGGTGGAACGGGTCTTGGTAAAACCCATTTGATGCATGCGGTCGGGCTCGAATATTTAAAGCGTCATCCTAACAGTTCGGCAATTTATATGTCTGCCGAAAAATTCATGTATGATTTTGTCGCGGCCATGCGGGCGAAAGATACGCATAGCTTCAAGGCCAGATTGCGTTCCGCTGATCTTTTAATGATTGATGATGTCCAGTTTATCGCTGGAAAGGATTCTACACAGGAAGAATTCTTCCATACGATGAATGAGGTGATTACAGCCGGACGACGGCTCGTGATTTCAGCCGATCGTAGTCCTCAAGATTTAGAACGGATTGAAAGCCGTATTCTTTCCCGCTTGTCATGGGGCTTGGTTGCGGATGTTAATCCCGCTGATTTTGAGCTGCGGCTCAATATCATTCTGAAAAAATTAGAAGCTATGCCTCAGGTCACTGTCCCTGAAGACATTGTTTTCTTTCTTGCGAAGCGCATATGCACGAATGTTCGTGAATTGGAAGGCGCGCTTAATAGGGTTGTTGCCTATGCAACTCTTTCCAATCGGCCGATTGACATGGATTTTGTCACAGAAACCTTGGCCGATTTATTGCGCTCAACGCAAAAACGCATAACGGTTGAAGAAATTCAAAAGCGGGTTTGCGACCATTATCGTTTGAAATTAGCTGATATGAGTTCAAAAAGACGTGACCGGATTATTGCCCGCCCGCGGCAGGTCGCCATGTATTTATCCAAATATCTGACACCTCGTTCTTTACCTGAAATTGGTCAGCGTTTTGGGGGGCGGGATCATACAACCGTTATTCATGCGATTCGTCAGGTAGAAAAATTGCGTTTAATAGATGAAGAAGTTGATTCTGATGTCCGTATGCTGATGCGTCAGCTTGAAGGATAA
- the rpsT gene encoding 30S ribosomal protein S20, with the protein MANTPQAKKRIRRNDRRAEINGNRISRIRTFIKKVESAIEAGNKTDAEQALAAAQPELFRGVSKGILHKNTASRKFSRLVKSVTALA; encoded by the coding sequence ATGGCGAATACGCCGCAGGCAAAAAAGCGCATCCGTCGTAATGACCGTCGCGCTGAGATTAACGGCAATCGTATTAGCCGTATCCGTACTTTTATCAAAAAGGTTGAGTCTGCTATTGAAGCGGGCAATAAAACCGATGCAGAACAAGCTTTAGCCGCTGCACAGCCGGAATTGTTCCGCGGTGTTTCTAAAGGCATTTTGCATAAAAATACGGCTTCACGGAAATTCTCCCGTTTGGTTAAGAGCGTTACCGCTTTAGCCTAA